Proteins from one Setaria italica strain Yugu1 chromosome V, Setaria_italica_v2.0, whole genome shotgun sequence genomic window:
- the LOC101755038 gene encoding premnaspirodiene oxygenase yields the protein MEQATYYPYLFMFMALVFPLLIKLKKRAGNSVRLPPGPWQLPVIGSLHHLLGKPLVHRALADLARRLGAPPLMYLKLGEVPVVVATSPDAAHEIMRAQDVTFATRPWSTTMKIMMADGYGLGFAPYGEQWRQLRKISVLELLSARRVQSFRRVREEEVARLVAAVAATPPGKPANLSERVAVAIADSTVRALIGDRFGRREEFLETIEEESKLTSGFNLSDLFPSWSWLVNFVSGTARRSHAMHKKSIELMEHAIGQHEEMRATMAANGKVVEEDDLVGVLLRIQKEAGLSVPLTNGTIKATIFDLFGAGSKTAAITLQWAMSELIRSPNVMKKVQAELRNILDGKPKVTEDDLSEMKYLKLVIKETLRLHPPAPLLIPRESRESCKILGYDVPKGTTVLVNAWAIGRDPKYWEDADEFKPERFESSAVDFRGMNFEYIPFGAERRICPGILFAQANMELVLAALLYHFDWKVKSGLEPSELDMTEEMGLTIRRKNDLRLYPIVRVPPQFTQ from the exons ATGGAGCAAGCAACATACTACCCCTACCTCTTCATGTTCATGGCTCTCGTCTTCCCACTCCTCATCAAGCTCAAGAAACGTGCCGGCAATAGCGTCAGGCTGCCGCCAGGCCCATGGCAACTGCCGGTGATCGGCAGCCTGCACCACCTCCTCGGCAAGCCGCTCGTCCACCGCGCATTGGCCGACCTCGCCCGCAGGctgggcgcgccgccgctcaTGTACCTCAAGCTCGGCGAGGTCCCCGTCGTGGTCGCCACCTCCCCCGACGCAGCCCACGAGATCATGCGGGCCCAGGACGTCACCTTCGCCACGCGGCCGTGGAGCACGACCATGAAGATCATGATGGCCGACGGGTACGGGCTAGGGTTCGCGCCCTACGGCGAGCagtggcggcagctccggaagATCAGCGTCCTGGAGCTGCTCAGCGCCCGGCGCGTCCAGTCCTTCCGCCGcgtccgggaggaggaggtcgcccgcctcgtcgccgccgtcgcggcgacCCCGCCCGGGAAGCCGGCGAACCTGAGCGAGCGCGTCGCTGTGGCGATCGCCGATTCGACGGtgcgcgccctgatcggggacAGGTTCGGGAGGCGGGAGGAGTTCCTGGAGACGATCGAGGAGGAGAGCAAGCTCACCTCGGGGTTCAACCTCAGCGACCTGTTCCCGTCGTGGTCGTGGCTTGTGAACTTCGTcagcggcacggcgcggcgaTCGCATGCGATGCACAAGAAGAGCATTGAGCTCATGGAACATGCAATCGGGCAGCATGAAGAGATGAGGGCCACAATGGCAGCAAACGgcaaggtggtggaggaggacgaTCTCGTGGGCGTCCTCTTGAGAATACAGAAGGAAGCTGGCCTCAGCGTGCCTCTCACCAACGGAACCATCAAAGCTACCATCTTT GATCTGTTTGGCGCCGGAAGCAAGACGGCAGCAATTACACTCCAATGGGCCATGTCGGAGCTCATTAGGAGCCCGAATGTGATGAAGAAAGTGCAAGCCGAACTAAGAAACATTCTTGATGGAAAGCCAAAAGTGACCGAGGATGATTTGAGTGAGATGAAGTACTTGAAGCTTGTTATCAAGGAGACATTAAGGTTGCATCCACCTGCACCACTTCTTATCCCAAGGGAGTCCAGGGAGTCGTGCAAGATCCTCGGGTACGATGTGCCAAAAGGGACCACGGTGCTTGTGAACGCGTGGGCGATCGGCAGGGATCCTAAATATTGGGAAGATGCTGACGAGTTTAAGCCAGAGCGGTTTGAGTCTAGTGCAGTTGATTTTAGGGGCATGAACTTTGAGTACATACCATTTGGTGCCGAACGAAGGATCTGCCCGGGCATACTATTTGCGCAGGCAAACATGGAACTCGTTCTCGCTGCCCTATTGTATCACTTCGACTGGAAGGTTAAATCTGGGTTGGAACCAAGTGAGTTGGACATGACGGAGGAGATGGGCCTCACCATTCGGAGGAAGAACGACCTGCGCCTGTATCCCATTGTCCGTGTGCCGCCCCAGTTCACACAGTAG